Proteins from a genomic interval of Microcoleus sp. FACHB-831:
- a CDS encoding beta-ketoacyl-ACP synthase III — MLKELGVGIAITGSGSATPTVSLDNQGLSTLVETSDEWISSRTGIKERRLSSVQESLSAIATLAATNALDMAGIAATDVDLIILATSTPDDLFGTACRIQAQLGASKAVAFDMTAACSGFVFGLVTAAQFIRTGVYQNVLVIGADILSRWVDWADRRSCVLFGDGAGAVVMQAHQSDRLLGFEIRSDGTQNNALNLAYQPQPKEIVSGVTIGQGTYQPITMNGKEVYRFAVQKVPEVIEKVLFRANLSIDQVDWLVLHQANQRILDAVGERLNIPAHKVISNIAKYGNTSAASIPLALDEAVREGKIKTGDTIATSGFGAGLTWGAAIFQWGR; from the coding sequence ATGTTAAAAGAATTAGGGGTAGGCATTGCCATTACGGGGAGCGGTAGTGCGACACCGACAGTTTCCCTGGATAATCAAGGACTCTCGACTTTGGTGGAAACGTCGGATGAGTGGATAAGTTCGCGGACGGGGATTAAAGAGCGGCGACTGTCGTCAGTGCAGGAGTCACTGAGTGCGATCGCTACTCTTGCAGCTACCAATGCCCTCGATATGGCAGGTATTGCCGCAACAGATGTGGATCTCATTATCCTTGCCACCTCCACACCCGATGACCTGTTTGGCACTGCCTGTAGAATTCAGGCACAGCTAGGCGCGTCTAAAGCCGTCGCCTTCGACATGACAGCAGCTTGCTCCGGCTTTGTCTTCGGACTCGTCACGGCTGCTCAGTTCATTCGTACTGGCGTTTATCAAAACGTCTTGGTGATTGGGGCTGATATACTGTCGCGTTGGGTAGATTGGGCAGACAGACGCAGCTGCGTGTTGTTTGGGGATGGTGCAGGTGCGGTTGTCATGCAGGCTCACCAGAGCGATCGCCTCCTGGGATTTGAAATCCGCAGCGATGGCACGCAGAATAATGCTCTCAACTTAGCTTATCAACCACAACCCAAAGAAATAGTCTCTGGCGTTACCATTGGCCAAGGTACTTACCAGCCCATAACCATGAACGGCAAAGAAGTTTATCGCTTCGCCGTCCAAAAAGTCCCAGAAGTCATCGAAAAAGTTCTATTTAGAGCCAACCTCAGCATCGACCAAGTAGATTGGCTGGTGCTGCACCAAGCCAATCAGCGCATTCTCGACGCCGTTGGCGAACGCCTGAATATTCCCGCCCACAAAGTCATCAGTAATATCGCCAAATATGGCAACACCTCCGCCGCTTCCATCCCCTTAGCTCTAGATGAAGCCGTGCGCGAAGGCAAAATTAAAACCGGAGACACTATCGCCACTTCTGGGTTTGGTGCTGGACTTACCTGGGGCGCTGCAATTTTCCAATGGGGTAGATAA
- a CDS encoding EamA family transporter produces the protein MLGYLLIIAGNASLAIGILFIRLLTNPKDGSNQLNPFFVTSLVAVSGAIILSPILFSHTGELIDLLRHQKIKVVHAVLAGLFYIAMGELLFNIGLSKLDENALSQSGLLALSFPIFAGLAGYIFFKETINIVRFSIAFILMAAGFLVFVSGK, from the coding sequence ATGCTTGGATACCTGTTAATAATTGCTGGTAATGCTTCTTTGGCAATAGGCATTTTATTCATCCGGCTGCTAACAAACCCAAAAGATGGTAGCAATCAATTAAACCCATTTTTTGTAACTTCCTTAGTTGCTGTATCTGGTGCAATTATCTTGTCACCAATACTTTTCTCGCATACAGGAGAACTAATAGATTTACTCAGGCATCAAAAAATCAAAGTAGTTCACGCAGTTTTGGCAGGCTTATTCTACATTGCAATGGGAGAGCTATTATTCAATATTGGCTTAAGTAAATTAGACGAGAATGCCTTATCTCAATCGGGTTTACTAGCCTTAAGCTTTCCCATCTTTGCCGGATTAGCAGGATATATCTTTTTCAAAGAGACCATAAATATAGTAAGATTTTCTATTGCTTTTATATTAATGGCCGCTGGTTTCTTAGTGTTCGTTTCAGGTAAATAA